A single region of the Gasterosteus aculeatus chromosome 1, fGasAcu3.hap1.1, whole genome shotgun sequence genome encodes:
- the gpd2 gene encoding glycerol-3-phosphate dehydrogenase, mitochondrial isoform X3 yields MAFRRALKHTAVVGGGAVAGVFGLSQLIEYKKTQAQLARVAAEADLRVPFADDLPSRQAQLAALQSTEEFDVLVVGGGATGAGCALDAVTRNLKTALVERSDFSSGTSSRSTKLLHGGVRYLQKAIMQLDYEQYMMVKEALHERANLLEIAPHLSAPLPIMLPVYKWWQLPYYWAGIKMYDLVAGIQNLKSSYVLSKASALERFPMLNKDKLVGAIVYYDGQHNDARMNLAIAISSARHGAAVANYTEVVRLLKTKDPQGGEEKVCGARCRDVITGQEFDVKAKCVINATGPFTDSLRKMDNQETKNICQPSAGVHIVIPGYYSPDNMGLLDPSTSDGRVIFFLPWEKMTIAGTTDSPTSVTAHPIPGEDDINFILREIRNYLSPDVEVRRGDVLAAWSGIRPLVTDPNSKDTQSICRNHIVSISPSGLVTIAGGKWTTYRSMAEETLDAAVKTHGLSAQPCKTVGLMLEGAKGWTPTLYIRLVQDYGLENEVAQHLASTYGGKAFDVAKMAKVTGQRWPIVGKRLVSEFPYIEGEVLYAIKEYACTAIDVIARRTRLGFLNVQAADEALPRIVQIMGKELGWSEEQKTTELEAARKFLYLEMGYRSRSEQLTKTSEINLDNQEVVRYKKRFHKFDKESKGFITTVDVQQVLESINVHIDENALHEILNEVDLNKNGQVEIDEFMQLMSAVKKGQVSDSRLAILMKTAEETLDTRGPVTVDRSGGGF; encoded by the exons ATGGCGTTCAGGAGGGCTCTGAAACACACGGCCGTCGTCGGCGGGGGGGCGGTCGCCGGGGTGTTCGGCTTGTCGCAGCTCATCGAGTACAAGAAGACACAG gcCCAGCTGGCCCGCGTGGCTGCCGAAGCGGATCTCAGGGTTCCCTTCGCCGACGACCTCCCCTCTCGGCAGGCCCAGCTCGCCGCGCTGCAGAGCACCGAGGAGTTTGACGTCCTGGTGGTCGGAGGCGGGGCCACGGGGGCGGGGTGTGCCTTAGACGCGGTCACGCGCA ACCTGAAGACGGCTCTGGTTGAGAGAAGCGACTTCTCTTCGGGGACGAGCAGCCGGAGCACCAAGCTGCTGCACGGCGGAGTCCGCTACCTGCAGAAGGCCATCATGCAGTTGGACTACGAACAG TACATGATGGTGAAGGAGGCCCTTCACGAGCGAGCCAACCTCCTGGAGATCGCACCTCACCTGTCCGCGCCGCTGCCCATCATGCTCCCCGTGTACAA ATGGTGGCAGCTGCCTTACTACTGGGCGGGCATCAAGATGTACGACTTGGTGGCCGGGATCCAGAACCTGAAGAGCAGCTACGTCCTCAGCAAGGCCTCGGCCTTGGAGCGCTTCCCCATGCTGAACAAGGACAAGCTGGTGGGCGCCATCGTCTACTATGACG ggcAGCACAATGACGCCCGTATGAACCTGGCCATCGCCATCAGCTCCGCCCGCCACGGCGCCGCCGTCGCCAACTACACCGAGGTGGTGCGCCTGCTGAAGACGAAGGACCCGCAGGGCGGCGAGGAGAAGGTGTGTGGCGCCCGCTGCCGGGACGTCATCACCG GACAAGAGTTTGACGTGAAGGCTAAGTGCGTGATCAACGCCACGGGACCCTTCACGGACTCCCTGAGGAAGATGGACAACCAGGAGACCAAAAACATCTGCCAGCCCAGCGCAGGCGTTCACATCGTCATCCCCGGCTACTACAG CCCCGACAACATGGGCCTGCTCGACCCGTCCACAAGTGATGGACGCGTCATCTTCTTCCTGCCCTGGGAGAAGATGACCATCGCCGGGACGACCGACTCGCCCACCAGCGTGACGGCCCACCCCATCCCGGGGGAGGACGACATCAACTTCATCCTGAGGGAGATCCGCAACTACCTCAGCCCCGACGTAGAAG TGCGCCGGGGAGACGTGTTGGCGGCGTGGAGCGGCATCCGCCCGCTGGTGACCGACCCCAACTCCAAGGACACCCAGTCCATCTGCAGGAACCACATCGTCAGCATCAGCCCCAGCGGACTGGTCACCATCGCCG GTGGGAAGTGGACCACCTACAGATCCATGGCCGAGGAGACTCTGGATGCTGCCGTCAAGACGCACGGCCTCTCGGCGCAGCCCTGCAAGACCGTGGGTCTGATGCTGGAGGGAGCCAAGGGCTGGACGCCGACGCTCTACATCCGCCTGGTGCAGGACTACGGGCTGGAGAACGAG GTCGCTCAGCACCTGGCCTCCACGTACGGGGGAAAGGCCTTCGACGTGGCCAAGATGGCCAAGGTCACCGGGCAGAGGTGGCCCATCGTGGGCAAACGATTGGTGTCCGAGTTCCCCTACATCGAGGGCGAG gTGCTGTACGCCATTAAGGAGTACGCCTGCACGGCCATCGACGTCATCGCCCGGCGGACGCGCCTGGGCTTCCTGAACGTGCAGGCGGCCGACGAGGCGCTGCCGCGCATCGTGCAGATCATGGGGAAGGAGCTGGGCTGGAGCGAGGAGCAGAAGACG ACGGAGCTGGAAGCAGCCAGGAAGTTCTTGTACCTGGAGATGGGCTACAGGTCTCGCTCTGAGCAGCTGACCAAGACATCGGAGATCAACCTGGACAACCAGGAGGTGGTCAG GTACAAGAAGCGGTTCCATAAGTTTGACAAAGAGAGCAAAGGATTCATCACGACTGTCGACGTGCAGCAGGTTTTGGAA agcatcaacGTCCACATTGATGAAAATGCGCTTCATGAAATCCTTAACGAGGTCGACCTCAACAAGAACGGACAAGTGGAGATTGATGAGTTCATGCAG
- the gpd2 gene encoding glycerol-3-phosphate dehydrogenase, mitochondrial isoform X2 yields the protein MAFRRALKHTAVVGGGAVAGVFGLSQLIEYKKTQHGLAQLARVAAEADLRVPFADDLPSRQAQLAALQSTEEFDVLVVGGGATGAGCALDAVTRNLKTALVERSDFSSGTSSRSTKLLHGGVRYLQKAIMQLDYEQYMMVKEALHERANLLEIAPHLSAPLPIMLPVYKWWQLPYYWAGIKMYDLVAGIQNLKSSYVLSKASALERFPMLNKDKLVGAIVYYDGQHNDARMNLAIAISSARHGAAVANYTEVVRLLKTKDPQGGEEKVCGARCRDVITGQEFDVKAKCVINATGPFTDSLRKMDNQETKNICQPSAGVHIVIPGYYSPDNMGLLDPSTSDGRVIFFLPWEKMTIAGTTDSPTSVTAHPIPGEDDINFILREIRNYLSPDVEVRRGDVLAAWSGIRPLVTDPNSKDTQSICRNHIVSISPSGLVTIAGGKWTTYRSMAEETLDAAVKTHGLSAQPCKTVGLMLEGAKGWTPTLYIRLVQDYGLENEVAQHLASTYGGKAFDVAKMAKVTGQRWPIVGKRLVSEFPYIEGEVLYAIKEYACTAIDVIARRTRLGFLNVQAADEALPRIVQIMGKELGWSEEQKTTELEAARKFLYLEMGYRSRSEQLTKTSEINLDNQEVVRYKKRFHKFDKESKGFITTVDVQQVLESINVHIDENALHEILNEVDLNKNGQVEIDEFMQLMSAVKKGQVSDSRLAILMKTAEETLDTRGPVTVDRSGGGF from the exons ATGGCGTTCAGGAGGGCTCTGAAACACACGGCCGTCGTCGGCGGGGGGGCGGTCGCCGGGGTGTTCGGCTTGTCGCAGCTCATCGAGTACAAGAAGACACAG CATGGATTG gcCCAGCTGGCCCGCGTGGCTGCCGAAGCGGATCTCAGGGTTCCCTTCGCCGACGACCTCCCCTCTCGGCAGGCCCAGCTCGCCGCGCTGCAGAGCACCGAGGAGTTTGACGTCCTGGTGGTCGGAGGCGGGGCCACGGGGGCGGGGTGTGCCTTAGACGCGGTCACGCGCA ACCTGAAGACGGCTCTGGTTGAGAGAAGCGACTTCTCTTCGGGGACGAGCAGCCGGAGCACCAAGCTGCTGCACGGCGGAGTCCGCTACCTGCAGAAGGCCATCATGCAGTTGGACTACGAACAG TACATGATGGTGAAGGAGGCCCTTCACGAGCGAGCCAACCTCCTGGAGATCGCACCTCACCTGTCCGCGCCGCTGCCCATCATGCTCCCCGTGTACAA ATGGTGGCAGCTGCCTTACTACTGGGCGGGCATCAAGATGTACGACTTGGTGGCCGGGATCCAGAACCTGAAGAGCAGCTACGTCCTCAGCAAGGCCTCGGCCTTGGAGCGCTTCCCCATGCTGAACAAGGACAAGCTGGTGGGCGCCATCGTCTACTATGACG ggcAGCACAATGACGCCCGTATGAACCTGGCCATCGCCATCAGCTCCGCCCGCCACGGCGCCGCCGTCGCCAACTACACCGAGGTGGTGCGCCTGCTGAAGACGAAGGACCCGCAGGGCGGCGAGGAGAAGGTGTGTGGCGCCCGCTGCCGGGACGTCATCACCG GACAAGAGTTTGACGTGAAGGCTAAGTGCGTGATCAACGCCACGGGACCCTTCACGGACTCCCTGAGGAAGATGGACAACCAGGAGACCAAAAACATCTGCCAGCCCAGCGCAGGCGTTCACATCGTCATCCCCGGCTACTACAG CCCCGACAACATGGGCCTGCTCGACCCGTCCACAAGTGATGGACGCGTCATCTTCTTCCTGCCCTGGGAGAAGATGACCATCGCCGGGACGACCGACTCGCCCACCAGCGTGACGGCCCACCCCATCCCGGGGGAGGACGACATCAACTTCATCCTGAGGGAGATCCGCAACTACCTCAGCCCCGACGTAGAAG TGCGCCGGGGAGACGTGTTGGCGGCGTGGAGCGGCATCCGCCCGCTGGTGACCGACCCCAACTCCAAGGACACCCAGTCCATCTGCAGGAACCACATCGTCAGCATCAGCCCCAGCGGACTGGTCACCATCGCCG GTGGGAAGTGGACCACCTACAGATCCATGGCCGAGGAGACTCTGGATGCTGCCGTCAAGACGCACGGCCTCTCGGCGCAGCCCTGCAAGACCGTGGGTCTGATGCTGGAGGGAGCCAAGGGCTGGACGCCGACGCTCTACATCCGCCTGGTGCAGGACTACGGGCTGGAGAACGAG GTCGCTCAGCACCTGGCCTCCACGTACGGGGGAAAGGCCTTCGACGTGGCCAAGATGGCCAAGGTCACCGGGCAGAGGTGGCCCATCGTGGGCAAACGATTGGTGTCCGAGTTCCCCTACATCGAGGGCGAG gTGCTGTACGCCATTAAGGAGTACGCCTGCACGGCCATCGACGTCATCGCCCGGCGGACGCGCCTGGGCTTCCTGAACGTGCAGGCGGCCGACGAGGCGCTGCCGCGCATCGTGCAGATCATGGGGAAGGAGCTGGGCTGGAGCGAGGAGCAGAAGACG ACGGAGCTGGAAGCAGCCAGGAAGTTCTTGTACCTGGAGATGGGCTACAGGTCTCGCTCTGAGCAGCTGACCAAGACATCGGAGATCAACCTGGACAACCAGGAGGTGGTCAG GTACAAGAAGCGGTTCCATAAGTTTGACAAAGAGAGCAAAGGATTCATCACGACTGTCGACGTGCAGCAGGTTTTGGAA agcatcaacGTCCACATTGATGAAAATGCGCTTCATGAAATCCTTAACGAGGTCGACCTCAACAAGAACGGACAAGTGGAGATTGATGAGTTCATGCAG
- the gpd2 gene encoding glycerol-3-phosphate dehydrogenase, mitochondrial isoform X1 yields MAFRRALKHTAVVGGGAVAGVFGLSQLIEYKKTQTKHGLAQLARVAAEADLRVPFADDLPSRQAQLAALQSTEEFDVLVVGGGATGAGCALDAVTRNLKTALVERSDFSSGTSSRSTKLLHGGVRYLQKAIMQLDYEQYMMVKEALHERANLLEIAPHLSAPLPIMLPVYKWWQLPYYWAGIKMYDLVAGIQNLKSSYVLSKASALERFPMLNKDKLVGAIVYYDGQHNDARMNLAIAISSARHGAAVANYTEVVRLLKTKDPQGGEEKVCGARCRDVITGQEFDVKAKCVINATGPFTDSLRKMDNQETKNICQPSAGVHIVIPGYYSPDNMGLLDPSTSDGRVIFFLPWEKMTIAGTTDSPTSVTAHPIPGEDDINFILREIRNYLSPDVEVRRGDVLAAWSGIRPLVTDPNSKDTQSICRNHIVSISPSGLVTIAGGKWTTYRSMAEETLDAAVKTHGLSAQPCKTVGLMLEGAKGWTPTLYIRLVQDYGLENEVAQHLASTYGGKAFDVAKMAKVTGQRWPIVGKRLVSEFPYIEGEVLYAIKEYACTAIDVIARRTRLGFLNVQAADEALPRIVQIMGKELGWSEEQKTTELEAARKFLYLEMGYRSRSEQLTKTSEINLDNQEVVRYKKRFHKFDKESKGFITTVDVQQVLESINVHIDENALHEILNEVDLNKNGQVEIDEFMQLMSAVKKGQVSDSRLAILMKTAEETLDTRGPVTVDRSGGGF; encoded by the exons ATGGCGTTCAGGAGGGCTCTGAAACACACGGCCGTCGTCGGCGGGGGGGCGGTCGCCGGGGTGTTCGGCTTGTCGCAGCTCATCGAGTACAAGAAGACACAG ACCAAGCATGGATTG gcCCAGCTGGCCCGCGTGGCTGCCGAAGCGGATCTCAGGGTTCCCTTCGCCGACGACCTCCCCTCTCGGCAGGCCCAGCTCGCCGCGCTGCAGAGCACCGAGGAGTTTGACGTCCTGGTGGTCGGAGGCGGGGCCACGGGGGCGGGGTGTGCCTTAGACGCGGTCACGCGCA ACCTGAAGACGGCTCTGGTTGAGAGAAGCGACTTCTCTTCGGGGACGAGCAGCCGGAGCACCAAGCTGCTGCACGGCGGAGTCCGCTACCTGCAGAAGGCCATCATGCAGTTGGACTACGAACAG TACATGATGGTGAAGGAGGCCCTTCACGAGCGAGCCAACCTCCTGGAGATCGCACCTCACCTGTCCGCGCCGCTGCCCATCATGCTCCCCGTGTACAA ATGGTGGCAGCTGCCTTACTACTGGGCGGGCATCAAGATGTACGACTTGGTGGCCGGGATCCAGAACCTGAAGAGCAGCTACGTCCTCAGCAAGGCCTCGGCCTTGGAGCGCTTCCCCATGCTGAACAAGGACAAGCTGGTGGGCGCCATCGTCTACTATGACG ggcAGCACAATGACGCCCGTATGAACCTGGCCATCGCCATCAGCTCCGCCCGCCACGGCGCCGCCGTCGCCAACTACACCGAGGTGGTGCGCCTGCTGAAGACGAAGGACCCGCAGGGCGGCGAGGAGAAGGTGTGTGGCGCCCGCTGCCGGGACGTCATCACCG GACAAGAGTTTGACGTGAAGGCTAAGTGCGTGATCAACGCCACGGGACCCTTCACGGACTCCCTGAGGAAGATGGACAACCAGGAGACCAAAAACATCTGCCAGCCCAGCGCAGGCGTTCACATCGTCATCCCCGGCTACTACAG CCCCGACAACATGGGCCTGCTCGACCCGTCCACAAGTGATGGACGCGTCATCTTCTTCCTGCCCTGGGAGAAGATGACCATCGCCGGGACGACCGACTCGCCCACCAGCGTGACGGCCCACCCCATCCCGGGGGAGGACGACATCAACTTCATCCTGAGGGAGATCCGCAACTACCTCAGCCCCGACGTAGAAG TGCGCCGGGGAGACGTGTTGGCGGCGTGGAGCGGCATCCGCCCGCTGGTGACCGACCCCAACTCCAAGGACACCCAGTCCATCTGCAGGAACCACATCGTCAGCATCAGCCCCAGCGGACTGGTCACCATCGCCG GTGGGAAGTGGACCACCTACAGATCCATGGCCGAGGAGACTCTGGATGCTGCCGTCAAGACGCACGGCCTCTCGGCGCAGCCCTGCAAGACCGTGGGTCTGATGCTGGAGGGAGCCAAGGGCTGGACGCCGACGCTCTACATCCGCCTGGTGCAGGACTACGGGCTGGAGAACGAG GTCGCTCAGCACCTGGCCTCCACGTACGGGGGAAAGGCCTTCGACGTGGCCAAGATGGCCAAGGTCACCGGGCAGAGGTGGCCCATCGTGGGCAAACGATTGGTGTCCGAGTTCCCCTACATCGAGGGCGAG gTGCTGTACGCCATTAAGGAGTACGCCTGCACGGCCATCGACGTCATCGCCCGGCGGACGCGCCTGGGCTTCCTGAACGTGCAGGCGGCCGACGAGGCGCTGCCGCGCATCGTGCAGATCATGGGGAAGGAGCTGGGCTGGAGCGAGGAGCAGAAGACG ACGGAGCTGGAAGCAGCCAGGAAGTTCTTGTACCTGGAGATGGGCTACAGGTCTCGCTCTGAGCAGCTGACCAAGACATCGGAGATCAACCTGGACAACCAGGAGGTGGTCAG GTACAAGAAGCGGTTCCATAAGTTTGACAAAGAGAGCAAAGGATTCATCACGACTGTCGACGTGCAGCAGGTTTTGGAA agcatcaacGTCCACATTGATGAAAATGCGCTTCATGAAATCCTTAACGAGGTCGACCTCAACAAGAACGGACAAGTGGAGATTGATGAGTTCATGCAG